The segment ATCGCCGAAGCGCTCGAGCGCATGGGGCCAGCGCACTGAGGTCGAGGTGGCTTCTTCTGACGCGTGGTCTGCCTTCCTCAGCGACGGCCGCATCGAATGCACTCTCTGCCCCCGCCGCTGCCGACTGCACGACGGGCAGCGGGCCTTCTGCTTCGTGCGCCGTCGCGAAGGCAACGCGATCACGCTGACCACCTACGGGCGCAGCACCGGCTTCTGCATCGACCCCATCGAGAAGAAGCCGCTGGCCCACTTCCTGCCGGGCACGCCCGTGCTCTCGTTCGGCACCGCGGGCTGCAACCTGGGCTGCCGCTTCTGCCAGAACTGGAGCACGAGCAAGTCGCGGGACGTGGAGGCCGCCAGTGCCACGGCGGCACCGGAAGCCATCGCCGAGACCGCGCGGCGACACGGGTGTCGCAGCGTGGCCTTCACCTACAACGACCCGGTGATCTGGGCAGAGTACGCCATCGACACCGCAATCGCGTGCCGTGCTCTCGGGGTGAAGACCGTGGCGGTGACCGCCGGATATATCAGCCCGGAAGCGCGTCCCGCGTTCTTCTCGAACATCGACGCGGCCAACGTCGACCTCAAGGCGTTCAGCGAGCGCTTCTACCACAAGCTCGCCTTCGCGCGTCTGGGGCCCGTGCTCGACACCTTGCGCTGGATCCGTCACGAATCAGATGTGTGGCTCGAGATCACCACCTTGCTCATCCCGGGCGAGAACGACAGCATCGACGAAGTTGCGCGCATGTGCGACTGGCTGGTCTCGAACCTCGGCCCCGACGTTCCCCTGCACCTCACCGCGTTCCACCCGGACTACCGTCTCACTGATCGAGGCCCCACACCGCCCTCGACGCTGCTGCGCGCTCGCAATCAGGCACTGCAGGCAGGGTTGCGGTATGTCTACACCGGAAACATGCACGACCCCGCGTCACAGAGCACCATGTGCCCCGCCTGCAAGACGGTGGTCATCGAACGCGACCGTTACACGCTGGGTCGGTGGAACCTCGAGGGAAGCGCGTGCAGCCGCTGTGGCACGCGCGTCGCGGGGGTCTTCGAAGCACAGCCCGGCACTTGGGGCGCGCGTCGTCAGCCGATTCGAATCGGCGCAGGAGAGACATGACAGGTCGCAAACGCGCTCGGCCGCAGACACGGCAGGTGAAGCCGGACGTGTCCGATCGATCCGCTGCGCGCCAGCAAGCGCCTGAGGTCGAGGGCCGGGGGAGAGGGAGCGCGGTGGCCGTGGTCCTGCTGCTGTTGGGGCTCTGCTGGGCGATTCCCCTCGCGCGTTCCCTTCCTCCAGAGGTAGCCACGCTCATCGTGGTGGCGATTCTCGGGGCCCCCGCCTGCGCGGCGCTCACCGCGGTGCTGCGCGGGATCACGCCTCGACACGACGGAGCACGTCTCTACGTGGCCGAGCTCTTCTCTCTCCTGGTCCGGCTGCTGGCATTTCCGATCATCTTCATCATCATCCCGTTGCAGATCATTGCAGGGCTCACCGCGTTCGTCGGCGTCGGCCTGACCATCGGGGTTGGGGCCTGCATCCTGCAGAAGATGCTGCACGCGAGATGGGGACTGATCCGATCCTGGAACGAGATCGGGCTTTGGGCACTCGTTGCAGTGGGACTTCTCGTGTCGTCGGTGCCCCTGATGGGACTGGCTTCGCTGGCGGAGGAGAGCGGCATCAGCCTGTACGAATGGCTCACCGGCCACGTGCGAGATCTCGAGACATCCGTGCAGGCACGGATCTTTGGCCCCCCGAATGCACCAGACAGCTTCGAAGAAGAGGAGATCGATGCGTGAGAATCGAGTGGAACCGCATGGCCGAGCCGCAAGACGACCTGCACGACAGCCGCGTGGTCTGGGACCTCGTGACGACCACCACGTCTCCGGTTCGGCGCGTCCCCCATCGCCGTCGCCTTCCGCAAGGGGCGCCCACCCTCTTCGACGGCGCCGTAGCCATTCGCTACATCGCCGACGTCCCCCCCGGGGCCCCGCAGAATGCCAACGGTCCGCTGCAGCATCCGAACATGGAGCAGGCGGTGGAGTACGTGCGCCGGTGGCCCGCAGCCTACCAGCAGTTCCGCATGCTCATGGACACCTTTCACCCCATGATCGACACACGAATCCCCCCGGAGCGCTGGAACGTTCAGCTCGGCTCGAACTCCCACTCAGACGAAGACAAGTTCGGCACCATGTACGCCACCGTGTTCGATCCCATCGGCACCGCCGAGGCCATGGTGCACGAGATGGCGCACAACAAGCTGCGCGGGCTCGGCATCTACGTAGAGGCAGCCCAGCGCCTGATCACGAACGCGCCTGACCAGCTGTTCGAGAGCCCCATCCGCAAAGACCGCATGCGCCCCATGACGGCGGTGCTGCACGCGCAGTACTCGTTCATCCACGTGACCCAGCTCGACCTCAAGATGCTGGCGGTCGAGACCGACACGCGCGTTCGCGACGGAATCCTCAGCATGCTGGCGTGGAACGTGCCGCGCATGGAACTCGGGTACGATGAGATCCGTTCCTCGATACGGGTAGACGCCATGGGGCAGATGTTCATCGACGGATTCTTTGCCTGGTCAGATCGGGTGATCGAAGAAGGGAACCAGGCCCTTCGTGAGATGGGCGTGGCCAAGCGCCCCCTCGAGCGCACGCCGGGCATTGCGCCTCCCCCCGTGATGGCCGACTGAGCGACGGTCGCGTTCGGCTACTGCGGACTGTAGGCCTGCACGGCGTTCTTGACGGGGCCGAGGGTCTGGAGGTAGTCGTAGATGGCGCCGAGGTCGTCTTCGGTCATGCCCCCATAGGCCGTCCACGGCATGACCGAGCTCATCTCGCCGGGCTTGACCGACGCAGGCGGGTGCCGTGCGGGATCCATCGACTTGAACCGTGCGATGAACTGCGCGCGTGTCCACTTGCCGATGCCCGTCTCAGCGTCCGGCGTGATGTTGGCGGAACGCTCCACGCCTGACATGCCCGGCACGCGGAACTCCACCCCGCCCGCATATTCCAGACCGGCCTTGAACGTGCCGTGAACCCGCTGGGAATGACACGGCATGCAGGAGGCCATCGCGGTCAGGTACTCACCGTAGGCGGTGCCATCTTTCGCCGTGGGAGGCGCATCCAGCAGTTCAGCAGGTTGAGGGAGCATGCGCACAACGAGGTTCATGGGAAAGGTGAGCTTGCGCGCCGGGATCTCATTCTGCAGGGGTTTCAGGGTGCGCAGGTACATCACGATGTCGGCGACGTCGCTCTTGGCCAGATGTCGGTAGATGAGATAGGGCATGATGGGAAACAGCGCCTTCCCGTCAGCGGTCACGCCGCACGTGATCGCCCGCGCAACGTCGCTGTCACTCCAGCTGCCCAGGTGCGCAGGCGTGATGTTGCTGGCGTGCACCGTTCCCGGGACGCCATACGTTCGATCGAATGCATCGCCCCCCTTGCCCTCGGTGCCCGGCGTGACCGGACCCGACTGACGCGTCCAGTCACGCGTTGAGTGACAGGTGATGCAAAACGCCACGTTCTCGGCGAGATAGCGACCGTGGGCAACACGATCCTTTCCCCCCTTGCTGAAGTCGATGACAGGCGCCGGCCCCACCTTCGGGTAGGTCGAGCTCAAAACGAACCAGGCGACACCCGCACCCAGAGCTGCCAGCAGCAGCAGCCCACCGATGATCTTGAGAAGAAGCCTCACGACGAGCCCCACCTTTCCGGTATGACGTGCCGCTGGAGTTCGCCAGAGATGAAGCCCCCCCTGCGCCTGCGTCCCCCGCGCTCGATGCAGCAGAGCACACTCACGCTGCGTGTTCGACGTCGAGAAGAGCGCCGCCGCGGGCCCGTCGCCAGTCGCCTCGGTGGAACCAGGCGGCCATGAGCGCGGCACGAATCACGGCCAGCACCGTGATGACCCACCACACCCCAGACACCCCCAGACCCAGCGGCGCCGCGACAAGCCACGCCGCAGGAACGCGAACGAGGGTGAGCGGCACACCGATGAGCATGGGCGGCAACGTATCGCCCGCACCGCTGAACGCGCCTTCGAGCACGATCTCGGTCGAAGCGAACATCTGGGCGAATCCGATGATCCGGATGTAGGCGGAGGCGGCTTGGAGCACCTGCGCATCACGGCTGAAGAGCTGCGCGAGCGGAACGCTGAAGAAGATCATGCCGAGCGACCAGACGAATGAGAAGGCTACCGCGAACCCCACGGCACCCCAGGCGCATCGTGCCGCGCGGTCGAGATCGCCTGCTCCCTTGCTCTGTCCGACCAGCGTCACCGTCGCCGTGGCGAGGGAGACCGAGACGAGATAGCAGATCGATTCCACGCGATGGCCGATGCCCACGGCGGCCACCGCGGGCGTGCCGAAAAGCCCCAGCACCCGGGTGAGCCCCATGTAGACCAGGCAGAAGACGCTGGCGTTGAACGACGTGGGCAGCCCGATGCGAACGACCTCACGCACGTCATCGAGACGCCTAAGCGAACCCCAGGCAAGCCGTGCCGGAAAACGCCCTCGTGCATACAGGGCGAGGTAGGCGAACAATCCCAGCGCCATGGCAAGCGCGGTGCTGAGGGCCGCACCCGCAACCCCGAGCGGTGAGACGAAGCCGCCCCATCCACCCACGAGAACTGGCAGGAAGGCCAGGTTTGCAAGAACCACGCCAGACCAGACCACGGTTGGCGTCACCGTATCGCCACACCCGCGGTACACCGCGCCCATGACCTGGTCCACTGCCATGAGCGGCAGGATCAGGAAGATGATGCGAAGATACGCACTCCCCTGCTCCACTACCCCAGGCTCGAGACCCATCGCAATCAGAACGGGACGGTGAATCGCCTGCCCGATGAGGCACAGCAGGGCCGAGAAGCACAAGGCAAACACCAGCGCCTGCGTTGCGGTTCGATCGATCGCGTCCGTACGCTGTGCCCCGACCTCATCTGCAATGACAGAGGCTGTTCCGATGGAGACCACCATGAGCTGGGCTTGAATCAGCCACACGAAGAACGACGAGGCGTTGAGGGCGGCCAGTGCCTCTACACCGAGCCTGCCCACCCAGATGCTGTTGATGACGTTGTACGACGTCTGCAGCAGATCAGAGAGAATGATCGGGACAGACAGCGAGAGGATCGCGCGAGGTATCGACCCCGCGGTTACTTGCCGGATGGCGACGTCTGTGCGCCTCCCGCCTGGGGCTGTCCGCCGCCCGCTGCGCTCTTGCTGTCGCTCTTGGCATCCTTGGGTTCTGTCTTGGTGTCCTTGGCGTCGGTCTTGGACTTGCCGTCCTTCGCGTCGTTCTTGCCGTCCTTGGCGTCGGTCTTGCCGTCCTTGCCATCGGCCTTGGCATCGGTCTTGACCTCGGAACCCTCTGCGGCAGCTTCCTCGTCGGTCTTCTCTTTCTTACGTGTGAAGGCCACTTTGTCGTGCTGCGTCTTCACGCTCGGCGTCGCCTGGACCACCCGCTTGCTGTTGTTCCAGGAGAACGGCACGGTCGTTGTCTGGCCAGGAAGGATCTCGGCCACGAAGATTGCAGGCAGCGTGGTGACCGCGTGCATCGGGGTGGGCGTGGGAGACGCCTGAGGCGCCGCCTCGGCCGCCGACGTGGTGGGGACTGGGGTCGCTGCGGGCTTGGGCGCGGGGGCGCCCCCCGAGGCCATCTCGGGATAGCTCATGCTCACCGTTGTCGGCGGCGTTCCCCCATAGGTGGGAAGCGAGTCGTCAGTCGTCGGCTTCACGTAGCTGGGAAGGGAGGCGCCGCCCCCGAGGCCGGTGGCGTACTGGGCATCGGAAGGCTTGGGATCGTCGGGAGCCTCGATTGTGACGTAGACGAAGACGTTGCGAATCGCCACCTCTGCGTCGTTCTTGAGAATGACGCTGCCCTTCATGAGGCCGGTCTCCTGCGTGGAGTACGATACGCGCTCCACCGAGATAGGCTCGTCATCAGGCGTCTTCGAGGTGCCCTTCACGTCTTTCTCGGCAGACTCTGAGGCAGCAGCGCCGCTCGAGGTGCTCCCCCCGCGCCACGACGGGGCGGTCGAGACCTTCCGGCGCGCGTCTTCCTTGACCTGTTTCTCCGCCTTCTTCACCGCTTTGTCGATGGATCTCTGGGAGATGCGCCCCCCCGACATCGTCACCTGAGCGACGCCCACCGCCGGCGTGTAGAGATAGAGGCCCCCCAGGCCCTCTGCGACAGCACGTGCATCGACGAGTGTCTGCCCGTCTGCGCGCACCGCCGTGGCGGACACCGTCCGGCCGGCGAGTCGCAGGGTGAGCGATGTACCGCGGAACGCCGCCCCCCCGCCCTTGCCGGGCTCAAGATCGTACCCCCCCTCGGCGGTGCCACGCCACGAAAGGCCCATGGCGCGCAGAAGCGCTTCCGCGGGTACGTATACGCGACCGTCACGCACGACGCCGCTCACCTCGGATTTCCCCACGAACAGGGTCACCTTCGGCTGCGCCTGGGTCGCAACGGCGAGCGACATGAGGGCGATGACCGCAAGAATAGCCCCTTTGATTCTAGAGAGCACGGGCATGGGCGTTCCTCCAAGAAAAGCAGGTGTCGGCTGGCACGGGCGCCGAGCGCTTCCTTCACACGACGTGCTCGAGGAGGTCGGCCCCAACATTCAACGCGAGGGAAGGAGGTTCGTCAACGACAAGGAGGTTGCCTTCCTGTCGGGGGGTCAGGCTTCGCCAGATGGGTCGTGCATGGCGCGCTCGAGCGCCACCCATGCATCTCTCCCCAGACGGCTTCCTTGCGCCACAGCCTCTTCACTGCTGCGATGGCCTCGCGCCACATGCGTGTACTTGCGGGCCATCTGGCGTATGCCAAGCCGTTCTTCGGGAGAGAGCGGGCGACGCGCCTTCGCGGGAGATCCCATGTAGAGATGTCCCCCTTCGAGTACGGCTCCCTCGGGCACGAGACAGCCGGACGCGAGGATGCTCTCGTCTCCCACCACCGCGCCGTTGAGAACGATGGCACCGATGCCCACGAGACAGCCGTCGCCGATGGTGGCGCCGTGGACGCAGGCCGCGTGTCCCACGACCACGTCACAACCGATGACGACGGGGTGGTCGTCGGCGACGTGCACGACGCTGTTGTCTTGAACGTTCGATCCGTCACCCACCGTGATGGCGTTGATGTCGCCGCGCAGCACTGCGCCGGGCCAGACGCTCACCCGCTCTCCGAGCGTGACGCGCCCCATCACCACCGCTCGTTCGTGCACGTAGGCACTCTGTGCGATCTCAGGCTCGAAGTGAAAGAACGAGGAGACCACGTCTCAGCCCTTCTTGAATCCCATGAAGAAGCCGACCCCGAAGGAGCCGGCGTACGGGAAGTTGTTCACGAGCAGCTTCCACCACGAAGCATTGGGTCCGCTGAGGCTTCGAGAAGCGTGGCCGAACGAGTCAGCCACGGCCTTCCAGTCAACGGTGACGAAGCGGTTCACCACCATCAGCTGGACCAGGATGAAAGACAGGCCGAGGAGCAGTGCGGCAAGAAGGGCGACCTTCTTCAGCGCATAGCCCACAGCCCATCCGGAAACCAGCCCGAATCCGATGCCGGTACCCAGCCAGGCGAGCACGTTTCCGATGTCGCCCGACCCTGCAACGGCCTGAAGATCAGCCCTGCTTGGACTTGCTGGTGATATAGTCGACGGCATCCTGGACCTTCTGGATCTTCTCGGCATCCTCATCGGGGATCTCGATGCCGAACGCGTCTTCGAAGGCAAGAACCATCTCGACGATGTCGAGGGAGTCAGCGCCGAGGTCATCAACGAAGCTCGCGGTGGGAGCCACCCGATCTTCCTCGACGTCGAGGTGTT is part of the Pseudomonadota bacterium genome and harbors:
- the amrS gene encoding AmmeMemoRadiSam system radical SAM enzyme, with the protein product MASSDAWSAFLSDGRIECTLCPRRCRLHDGQRAFCFVRRREGNAITLTTYGRSTGFCIDPIEKKPLAHFLPGTPVLSFGTAGCNLGCRFCQNWSTSKSRDVEAASATAAPEAIAETARRHGCRSVAFTYNDPVIWAEYAIDTAIACRALGVKTVAVTAGYISPEARPAFFSNIDAANVDLKAFSERFYHKLAFARLGPVLDTLRWIRHESDVWLEITTLLIPGENDSIDEVARMCDWLVSNLGPDVPLHLTAFHPDYRLTDRGPTPPSTLLRARNQALQAGLRYVYTGNMHDPASQSTMCPACKTVVIERDRYTLGRWNLEGSACSRCGTRVAGVFEAQPGTWGARRQPIRIGAGET
- a CDS encoding HEXXH motif domain-containing protein — encoded protein: MGTDPILERDRALGTRCSGTSRVVGAPDGTGFAGGGERHQPVRMAHRPRARSRDIRAGTDLWPPECTRQLRRRGDRCVRIEWNRMAEPQDDLHDSRVVWDLVTTTTSPVRRVPHRRRLPQGAPTLFDGAVAIRYIADVPPGAPQNANGPLQHPNMEQAVEYVRRWPAAYQQFRMLMDTFHPMIDTRIPPERWNVQLGSNSHSDEDKFGTMYATVFDPIGTAEAMVHEMAHNKLRGLGIYVEAAQRLITNAPDQLFESPIRKDRMRPMTAVLHAQYSFIHVTQLDLKMLAVETDTRVRDGILSMLAWNVPRMELGYDEIRSSIRVDAMGQMFIDGFFAWSDRVIEEGNQALREMGVAKRPLERTPGIAPPPVMAD
- a CDS encoding cytochrome C, which encodes MRLLLKIIGGLLLLAALGAGVAWFVLSSTYPKVGPAPVIDFSKGGKDRVAHGRYLAENVAFCITCHSTRDWTRQSGPVTPGTEGKGGDAFDRTYGVPGTVHASNITPAHLGSWSDSDVARAITCGVTADGKALFPIMPYLIYRHLAKSDVADIVMYLRTLKPLQNEIPARKLTFPMNLVVRMLPQPAELLDAPPTAKDGTAYGEYLTAMASCMPCHSQRVHGTFKAGLEYAGGVEFRVPGMSGVERSANITPDAETGIGKWTRAQFIARFKSMDPARHPPASVKPGEMSSVMPWTAYGGMTEDDLGAIYDYLQTLGPVKNAVQAYSPQ
- a CDS encoding MATE family efflux transporter — translated: MRQVTAGSIPRAILSLSVPIILSDLLQTSYNVINSIWVGRLGVEALAALNASSFFVWLIQAQLMVVSIGTASVIADEVGAQRTDAIDRTATQALVFALCFSALLCLIGQAIHRPVLIAMGLEPGVVEQGSAYLRIIFLILPLMAVDQVMGAVYRGCGDTVTPTVVWSGVVLANLAFLPVLVGGWGGFVSPLGVAGAALSTALAMALGLFAYLALYARGRFPARLAWGSLRRLDDVREVVRIGLPTSFNASVFCLVYMGLTRVLGLFGTPAVAAVGIGHRVESICYLVSVSLATATVTLVGQSKGAGDLDRAARCAWGAVGFAVAFSFVWSLGMIFFSVPLAQLFSRDAQVLQAASAYIRIIGFAQMFASTEIVLEGAFSGAGDTLPPMLIGVPLTLVRVPAAWLVAAPLGLGVSGVWWVITVLAVIRAALMAAWFHRGDWRRARGGALLDVEHAA
- a CDS encoding gamma carbonic anhydrase family protein, with the translated sequence MGRVTLGERVSVWPGAVLRGDINAITVGDGSNVQDNSVVHVADDHPVVIGCDVVVGHAACVHGATIGDGCLVGIGAIVLNGAVVGDESILASGCLVPEGAVLEGGHLYMGSPAKARRPLSPEERLGIRQMARKYTHVARGHRSSEEAVAQGSRLGRDAWVALERAMHDPSGEA
- a CDS encoding acyl carrier protein — protein: MSEVMNKVREIVVEHLDVEEDRVAPTASFVDDLGADSLDIVEMVLAFEDAFGIEIPDEDAEKIQKVQDAVDYITSKSKQG